In one window of Streptomyces roseofulvus DNA:
- a CDS encoding MMPL family transporter, translating into MLTKALSCLGAGAARHPWRVIAAWLVAATLAVLAAVAFGGRNADAMTAPGLDSQRAAELIERAGTGEEGMTAQVVVTPLDGAATFIDDDGARTALTRLRAEVRRLPHVIGTSDPAGALDAGGDTAVRGGLVSADGRVAVVRVQYPDQSLLSADDLDALVALGDRLRAELPLRVEMGGHLFYAFSDPDGGVSELIGLLAAAAILFLAFGSLVAAALPIGMAVFGLTVGVAAMTVLAGVTDVPTFAPVLGSMVGLGVGIDYALFVLARHREHLARGLDPQAAAGRAVATAGRPVVLAGGTVVVSILGLAVANVPFMTVGGLAVSIVVLIMVLASVTLLPAFLGAAGPRLATPNRIGRIGRTGWIGRISRALGAGRPGRRRGTEEDAVTTAGWRRWIGHVSRHPVPYAVGAAGLLLTATLPVLGLRVGLPDDGSLPPSRTERRAYDLVAEGFGPGTNGPLVIAADPAGVPGVLDRLVATVEADPGIASVAPTHVDRATGIATLVVFPTTGPQEKATADTIARLRTDVLPTAIGDGPARAHIGGAAASLSDVGQRTSRRLPLLVAAVLAMSYLLLMLVFRSVLVPLKAVLLNLLSIGAAYGVMVAVFQWGWGGALIGVEATVPIVSFIPMFLFAILFGLSMDYEVFLLSRVREEYLRTGDNVTAIVEGVSGTARIITSAALIMVAVFLSFAVAEDPSTKMFGLGLATAILIDATVVRMVLVPATMTLLGRTNWWLPKWLDRLLPGGPVGTRGPALDPPRTDAESAGEAPDLSAAG; encoded by the coding sequence ATGCTCACGAAAGCCCTGTCGTGCCTGGGCGCAGGCGCCGCCCGCCACCCCTGGCGGGTGATCGCGGCATGGCTGGTCGCCGCCACGCTCGCCGTCCTCGCCGCCGTCGCCTTCGGCGGGCGGAACGCGGACGCGATGACCGCTCCGGGACTGGACTCCCAGCGGGCCGCGGAACTGATCGAGCGGGCCGGCACCGGCGAGGAGGGGATGACGGCCCAGGTGGTCGTCACCCCCCTCGACGGCGCGGCGACGTTCATCGACGACGACGGCGCGCGCACCGCTCTCACGCGGTTGCGGGCCGAGGTGCGGCGGCTGCCGCACGTGATCGGCACCAGCGACCCGGCGGGGGCGCTCGACGCGGGCGGCGACACCGCCGTGCGCGGCGGCCTCGTCTCGGCCGACGGGCGGGTCGCCGTCGTCCGGGTGCAGTACCCCGACCAGAGCCTGCTGTCGGCCGACGACCTCGACGCCCTCGTCGCGCTCGGCGACCGGCTGCGCGCCGAACTGCCCCTGCGCGTCGAGATGGGCGGGCACCTCTTCTACGCCTTCTCCGACCCCGACGGCGGCGTGAGCGAACTGATCGGCCTCCTCGCCGCGGCCGCGATCCTCTTCCTGGCCTTCGGTTCGCTCGTCGCCGCCGCGCTGCCGATCGGCATGGCGGTCTTCGGACTGACCGTCGGGGTCGCCGCGATGACGGTCCTGGCGGGGGTGACGGACGTCCCCACCTTCGCCCCGGTCCTCGGGAGCATGGTCGGGCTCGGAGTGGGCATCGACTACGCGCTGTTCGTGCTCGCCAGGCACCGGGAGCACCTGGCGCGCGGGCTCGACCCGCAGGCGGCGGCCGGACGGGCGGTCGCCACGGCGGGGCGGCCGGTGGTCCTCGCCGGCGGCACCGTCGTCGTGTCGATCCTCGGCCTGGCCGTCGCGAACGTGCCGTTCATGACGGTCGGCGGGCTCGCCGTCTCGATCGTCGTCCTGATCATGGTGCTCGCATCGGTGACGCTGCTGCCGGCCTTCCTCGGCGCGGCCGGCCCGCGCCTGGCCACGCCCAACCGGATCGGCCGGATCGGCCGGACCGGCTGGATCGGCCGGATCAGCCGGGCGCTGGGGGCCGGGCGGCCCGGGCGACGGCGGGGCACGGAGGAGGACGCCGTCACCACCGCCGGGTGGCGGCGCTGGATCGGGCACGTCAGCCGGCACCCCGTGCCGTACGCGGTCGGCGCGGCGGGGCTGCTGCTGACCGCGACGCTGCCCGTGCTCGGCCTGCGCGTCGGCCTGCCCGACGACGGCTCACTGCCTCCGAGCCGGACCGAGCGCCGCGCGTACGACCTCGTCGCCGAGGGGTTCGGCCCGGGCACCAACGGCCCCCTGGTCATCGCCGCGGACCCCGCCGGCGTTCCGGGAGTGCTGGACCGGCTCGTCGCGACGGTCGAGGCGGATCCGGGCATCGCGTCCGTCGCGCCGACCCACGTCGACCGGGCCACCGGCATCGCCACCCTCGTGGTGTTCCCGACCACCGGCCCCCAGGAGAAGGCCACGGCCGACACCATCGCCCGGCTGCGCACCGACGTGCTGCCCACGGCGATCGGGGACGGCCCGGCGAGGGCCCACATCGGCGGCGCCGCCGCGAGCCTGTCCGACGTGGGGCAGCGCACCAGCCGGCGCCTGCCGCTGCTCGTCGCCGCCGTGCTGGCGATGTCGTACCTGCTGCTGATGCTGGTCTTCCGCTCGGTCCTCGTCCCGCTGAAGGCGGTCCTGCTGAACCTGCTGAGCATCGGCGCGGCCTACGGCGTCATGGTCGCCGTCTTCCAGTGGGGCTGGGGAGGCGCACTCATCGGGGTGGAAGCGACGGTTCCGATCGTGTCGTTCATCCCGATGTTCCTCTTCGCCATCCTGTTCGGCCTGTCGATGGACTACGAGGTGTTCCTGCTCTCCCGCGTCCGCGAGGAGTACCTGCGGACCGGCGACAACGTCACGGCGATCGTCGAGGGCGTCTCGGGCACCGCCCGGATCATCACCTCGGCCGCGCTCATCATGGTGGCGGTCTTCCTGTCCTTCGCCGTCGCCGAGGACCCCTCCACCAAGATGTTCGGGCTCGGCCTGGCCACCGCGATCCTCATCGACGCCACGGTGGTCCGCATGGTGCTGGTCCCGGCGACCATGACCCTCCTGGGCCGGACCAACTGGTGGCTGCCGAAGTGGCTGGACCGGTTGCTGCCCGGCGGCCCGGTCGGCACCCGCGGCCCGGCCCTCGACCCGCCGCGAACAGACGCGGAATCCGCGGGGGAGGCCCCGGACCTGTCGGCGGCGGGCTGA
- a CDS encoding nitrilase-related carbon-nitrogen hydrolase: MTSTPSTASPDPRRTVTVAVVQAAAPLFDTPGAVARAEEFLREAAGRGAEVVVLPEAFIGGYPKGLDFGITVGSRTPAGRDLFRRYHAAAVEVPGPETETLAAVTRELGVHAVVGAVERQGGTLYCVALFFGPDGYLGLHRKLMPTAAERYLWGQGDGSTLPVVDTGTARLGSAICWENYMPLLRTAMYAKGVDLWCAPTVDDRDAWQATMRHIALEGRCFVLSACQFLRRDGLPADLHPVQGDEPDTVLIGGGSVIVSPLGDVLAGPLRDGEGILTADLDLDDLARARFDLDTTGHYARPDVFTLHVDETPRATVTGT, from the coding sequence ATGACCTCCACCCCCAGCACGGCCTCCCCCGACCCCCGCCGCACCGTGACCGTCGCCGTCGTCCAGGCGGCCGCCCCGCTCTTCGACACCCCCGGTGCGGTGGCCCGGGCCGAGGAGTTCCTCCGCGAAGCCGCCGGCCGCGGCGCCGAAGTCGTCGTGCTGCCCGAGGCGTTCATCGGCGGCTACCCCAAGGGGCTGGACTTCGGCATCACGGTCGGCAGCCGCACGCCCGCCGGACGCGACCTCTTCCGCCGGTATCACGCCGCCGCCGTCGAGGTCCCGGGCCCGGAGACCGAGACCCTGGCCGCCGTCACGCGCGAGCTCGGCGTCCACGCGGTGGTCGGCGCCGTCGAACGGCAGGGCGGCACCCTGTACTGCGTCGCGCTCTTCTTCGGTCCGGACGGCTACCTCGGCCTGCACCGGAAGCTCATGCCCACCGCCGCCGAACGCTACCTCTGGGGGCAGGGCGACGGCTCCACCCTCCCCGTCGTCGACACCGGCACGGCCCGCCTCGGCTCGGCGATCTGCTGGGAGAACTACATGCCGTTGCTGCGGACCGCGATGTACGCGAAGGGCGTCGACCTGTGGTGTGCGCCGACCGTCGACGACCGCGACGCCTGGCAGGCCACGATGCGGCACATCGCCCTGGAGGGCCGCTGCTTCGTCCTCAGCGCCTGCCAGTTCCTCCGCCGCGACGGTCTGCCGGCCGACCTCCACCCCGTCCAGGGCGACGAGCCCGACACCGTCCTCATCGGCGGCGGCTCCGTCATCGTCTCGCCGCTCGGCGACGTCCTCGCCGGTCCGCTGCGCGACGGCGAGGGGATCCTGACCGCCGACCTCGACCTCGACGACCTCGCCCGCGCGCGCTTCGACCTCGACACCACCGGGCACTACGCCCGCCCCGACGTCTTCACCCTCCACGTCGACGAGACCCCCCGCGCCACCGTCACCGGCACCTGA
- a CDS encoding GNAT family N-acetyltransferase — MTRPTPLWGRLARVPAAFPPAGGVEVVVSPTSELCPAGWVGAVALGDAALVTVPDAHTATVVRDALAHLSVEALVDGVSVRAVLPVAATLGPAALAYVSPGRFRPADAGAPAVERLPAGHAELGRLEESAGDEDAVEAALDEITSPAFVVRRQGRVVAAAGYRAWPSRTAHHSVLTAPAERGRGLARVAGSAAVAHALAAGLLPQWRARPPASRRVAASLGFAELGSQLSMELTADGGRPAYRRHP; from the coding sequence ATGACCCGCCCCACCCCGCTGTGGGGGCGGCTGGCCCGGGTGCCGGCGGCGTTTCCGCCGGCCGGCGGGGTGGAGGTGGTGGTCTCGCCGACGTCGGAACTCTGCCCGGCCGGGTGGGTCGGGGCGGTCGCCCTCGGCGACGCGGCGCTCGTGACCGTACCGGACGCGCACACCGCCACGGTCGTACGGGACGCGCTGGCGCACCTGTCCGTGGAGGCGCTCGTGGACGGCGTTTCGGTGCGCGCGGTGCTGCCCGTCGCGGCGACGCTCGGGCCCGCGGCGCTGGCGTACGTGTCCCCGGGACGGTTCCGGCCGGCGGACGCCGGCGCGCCTGCGGTGGAACGACTGCCGGCCGGGCACGCCGAGCTGGGCCGGCTGGAGGAGTCGGCCGGCGACGAGGACGCCGTGGAGGCGGCGCTGGACGAGATCACCTCCCCCGCCTTCGTCGTCCGCCGGCAGGGGCGGGTCGTCGCCGCCGCCGGATACCGGGCGTGGCCGAGCCGGACCGCCCACCACAGCGTCCTGACGGCGCCCGCCGAGCGCGGGCGAGGGCTGGCACGGGTGGCGGGCTCGGCGGCGGTCGCACACGCCCTCGCCGCCGGGCTCCTGCCCCAGTGGCGGGCGCGGCCTCCGGCGTCCCGGCGCGTCGCCGCCTCGCTGGGCTTCGCGGAACTGGGCTCCCAGCTGAGCATGGAACTCACGGCCGACGGGGGGAGGCCGGCGTACCGCCGGCATCCCTGA
- a CDS encoding MBL fold metallo-hydrolase: protein MLPTLQVGPYTVIALADGEGPFFSARSEAFPDATSEQWAAADRFDPGALDAEGRWWLQFRAFAIRSDRGVTLVDAGIGPADGPAASWAPVPGVLPASLAAAGIAPSDVDTVVLTHLHTDHVGWAVVGGEQARPYFPNAEYLLQRAESDAIEALNPQLRSSLIDPLRASDRLRLLNGEAALRGGERVLATPGHTPGHQSVLVEAGRELVAVTGDLLVHAIQLLHPELAYAHETDPARARTSRERLLRRGRSADTLHLATPHLTEPFVDARAGTASAAVARDGVTG from the coding sequence ATGCTCCCCACCCTCCAGGTCGGCCCGTACACCGTCATCGCGCTCGCCGACGGCGAAGGGCCCTTCTTCTCCGCCCGGTCCGAGGCGTTCCCCGACGCCACGAGCGAACAATGGGCGGCGGCCGACCGGTTCGATCCCGGTGCGCTCGACGCCGAGGGGCGCTGGTGGCTCCAGTTCCGGGCCTTCGCCATCCGCAGCGACCGGGGCGTGACGCTCGTCGACGCGGGGATCGGCCCGGCCGACGGCCCGGCGGCCTCCTGGGCGCCCGTGCCCGGGGTGCTCCCCGCCTCGCTGGCCGCAGCGGGCATCGCACCCTCCGACGTGGACACCGTCGTCCTCACCCACCTCCACACCGATCACGTGGGCTGGGCGGTCGTCGGCGGCGAGCAGGCACGCCCCTACTTCCCGAACGCCGAGTACCTGTTGCAGCGAGCCGAGTCGGACGCGATCGAGGCGCTCAACCCGCAGCTGCGGTCGAGCCTGATCGACCCGCTCCGGGCGAGCGATCGGCTCCGGCTGCTCAACGGCGAAGCCGCACTGCGCGGCGGCGAGCGGGTGCTCGCCACGCCCGGACACACGCCCGGACACCAGAGCGTGCTCGTCGAGGCCGGACGCGAACTCGTCGCGGTGACGGGAGACCTGCTCGTGCACGCGATCCAACTCCTCCATCCCGAACTCGCCTACGCGCACGAGACGGACCCGGCCCGGGCGAGGACCTCCAGGGAACGGCTGCTGCGCCGCGGCCGGTCCGCGGACACCCTCCACCTCGCCACGCCGCACCTGACCGAACCGTTCGTCGACGCTCGGGCCGGCACGGCGTCGGCGGCGGTGGCACGGGACGGCGTCACCGGGTAG
- a CDS encoding VOC family protein, producing MSTLQPVILTADLDALRGFYTRLFGAEEIFRVPEEGPVFYLGLRIGDTDLGLVSKEDAQVGAAAPRILLSVAVDDVDDALGRVEALGGAVSGGPDDMPWGQRVAHVRDPDGNPLNLTQPVPTR from the coding sequence ATGTCGACCCTTCAGCCCGTGATCCTCACCGCCGACCTGGACGCCCTGCGCGGCTTCTACACGCGGTTGTTCGGAGCCGAGGAGATCTTTCGGGTCCCGGAGGAGGGCCCGGTCTTCTACCTCGGCCTGCGCATCGGCGACACCGACCTCGGGTTGGTGTCCAAGGAGGACGCGCAGGTCGGCGCGGCGGCGCCGCGGATCCTGCTCAGCGTCGCCGTCGACGACGTCGACGACGCACTCGGGCGGGTCGAGGCGTTGGGCGGCGCGGTCAGCGGTGGCCCCGACGACATGCCGTGGGGGCAGCGGGTCGCTCACGTCCGGGACCCGGACGGCAACCCGCTGAACCTCACCCAGCCGGTCCCTACCCGGTGA
- a CDS encoding MFS transporter — protein MYVATTGRPDAPPAPSGVRRRVPGTVLALGTVSLVADVSSEMVTAVLPLYLVLGLGLSPLQFGLLDGLSTGATALVRLLGGATADRGGRHKAVGGLGYALSALSRLGLLLAGGATGWIAGAIGADRLGKGVRTAPRDALITLHSPPEDLGRAFGTHRAMDTTGALLGPLAAFALLWATADAYDAVFAVSFCVGAFGVVLWVLCVPGRGRTPSAGGPEGRTARRARGGLLAGLRSPGYRRIVGCAALLGAATIGDSFLYLLLQRRLSFDATWFPFLPLGAAAVFLLLAVPAGRLADRLGRRRPLLYGHGALALAYGLLLTPLPDMVVLLGVLALLGLFYAATDGVLMALTGPYLTEGRQAGGLALVQTAQALARLGSAVAFGALWTATGPETALVAALVTLAAAVCCSARLLPRGVAAPAGPNAPEPSERTD, from the coding sequence ATGTACGTCGCGACCACCGGTCGCCCCGACGCGCCGCCCGCCCCCTCGGGGGTCCGGCGGCGCGTCCCCGGCACCGTCCTCGCGCTCGGCACGGTCAGCCTCGTCGCCGACGTCTCCTCCGAGATGGTGACCGCCGTCCTGCCGCTCTACCTGGTCCTCGGACTCGGCCTCTCGCCCCTCCAGTTCGGGCTGCTCGACGGCCTGTCGACCGGCGCCACCGCGCTCGTGCGGCTCCTGGGCGGCGCCACCGCCGACCGCGGCGGGCGGCACAAGGCGGTCGGCGGACTCGGCTACGCGCTCTCCGCCCTCTCCCGGCTCGGTCTGCTGCTCGCGGGCGGCGCGACCGGCTGGATCGCGGGGGCCATCGGCGCCGACCGGCTCGGCAAGGGCGTGCGCACCGCCCCGCGCGACGCGCTCATCACGCTGCACAGCCCGCCCGAGGACCTGGGCCGCGCCTTCGGCACGCACCGCGCCATGGACACCACCGGGGCCCTGCTCGGCCCGCTGGCGGCCTTCGCGCTGCTGTGGGCTACGGCCGACGCGTACGACGCCGTCTTCGCGGTCAGCTTCTGCGTGGGGGCGTTCGGGGTGGTGCTGTGGGTGCTGTGCGTGCCCGGCCGAGGGCGCACGCCCTCCGCCGGCGGGCCGGAAGGTCGCACCGCGCGGCGCGCGCGGGGCGGGCTGCTCGCCGGGCTGCGCTCGCCCGGCTACCGGCGGATCGTCGGGTGCGCGGCGCTCCTCGGCGCGGCCACGATCGGCGACTCCTTCCTGTACCTGCTGCTCCAGCGCCGGCTCTCCTTCGACGCCACCTGGTTCCCGTTCCTGCCGTTGGGCGCCGCCGCCGTCTTCCTGCTCCTCGCCGTGCCGGCCGGCCGGCTCGCCGACCGCCTCGGACGGCGACGGCCCCTCCTGTACGGGCACGGGGCCCTGGCCCTGGCGTACGGGCTGCTGCTGACGCCGCTGCCGGACATGGTCGTCCTGCTCGGCGTCCTGGCCCTGCTCGGCCTGTTCTACGCCGCGACCGACGGCGTCCTCATGGCCCTCACCGGCCCGTATCTGACCGAGGGGCGGCAGGCGGGCGGGCTCGCGCTCGTCCAGACCGCGCAGGCGCTCGCCCGGCTCGGCTCGGCGGTCGCGTTCGGCGCCCTGTGGACGGCGACCGGCCCGGAGACCGCGCTCGTCGCCGCCCTCGTCACCCTCGCCGCCGCCGTCTGCTGCTCCGCGCGCCTGCTCCCCCGGGGCGTCGCGGCTCCCGCCGGGCCGAACGCCCCCGAGCCCTCCGAGAGGACCGACTGA
- a CDS encoding discoidin domain-containing protein, producing MRPFASVPPRRTTSASPSPTTTTSLSLLLAVVLLLVGGLALGLPDRAGAGVLADSLISQGRPATSSSVEDSTFGPEKAFDGLATTRWASTEGVDPQWIRVDLGPSATVSRVKLVWEVAYAKAYRVEISSDGTTWTRLATETAGNGGTDDWTGLTGTGRYLRVYGTARGTPYGYSLWTVEVYGTTSTTPPPGGAFTVVAAGDIAAQCTASSSSCAHPKTAALAQRIAPSFYLTMGDNQYDDALLSDFRAYYDKTWGVFKAKTRPVPGNHETYDPAGPLAGYQAYFGAIAYPQGKPYYSYDQGNWHFVALDSNSFDDPAQIQWLKDDLARNTKGCVAAYFHHPLYSSGGHGNDPVSRPVWRILYAAKADLVLNGHDHHYERFAPQDPDGRATADGMVEIVGGMGGAEPYDIETVQPNSQKRISGTYGVLKLDLTDTTYTWQYVGTDDQVKDSAPTYTCH from the coding sequence ATGCGTCCCTTCGCATCCGTCCCACCCCGCCGCACCACCTCCGCCTCCCCCTCCCCCACGACCACCACCTCGCTCTCCCTCCTCCTCGCCGTCGTCCTGCTCCTCGTCGGCGGGCTCGCCCTCGGTCTCCCCGACCGGGCGGGCGCCGGTGTCCTCGCCGACTCGCTGATCTCACAGGGCCGTCCGGCCACCTCGTCGTCCGTCGAGGACAGCACCTTCGGGCCGGAGAAGGCCTTCGACGGCCTCGCCACCACCCGCTGGGCCAGTACCGAAGGCGTCGACCCGCAGTGGATCCGGGTCGACCTCGGCCCGTCGGCGACCGTCTCCCGCGTCAAGCTCGTCTGGGAGGTCGCCTACGCGAAGGCGTACCGGGTCGAGATCTCGTCCGACGGCACGACCTGGACCCGCCTCGCCACCGAGACCGCGGGCAACGGCGGCACGGACGACTGGACCGGGCTGACCGGCACCGGCCGCTACCTGCGCGTGTACGGGACCGCCCGGGGCACCCCCTACGGCTACTCGCTCTGGACGGTGGAGGTCTACGGCACCACCTCGACCACGCCCCCGCCCGGCGGCGCGTTCACGGTCGTCGCGGCCGGAGACATCGCCGCCCAGTGCACGGCCTCCAGCAGCTCCTGCGCCCACCCCAAGACCGCCGCGCTCGCGCAGCGCATCGCACCGTCCTTCTACCTGACCATGGGTGACAACCAGTACGACGACGCCCTGCTCTCCGACTTCCGCGCCTACTACGACAAGACGTGGGGCGTCTTCAAGGCGAAGACCCGGCCGGTGCCCGGCAACCACGAGACGTACGACCCGGCGGGTCCGCTCGCCGGCTACCAGGCGTACTTCGGCGCGATCGCCTATCCGCAGGGCAAGCCGTACTACAGCTACGACCAGGGCAACTGGCACTTCGTCGCCCTGGACTCCAACTCCTTCGACGACCCCGCGCAGATCCAGTGGCTCAAGGACGACCTCGCCCGGAACACCAAGGGGTGCGTCGCCGCCTACTTCCACCACCCGCTGTACTCCTCCGGCGGCCACGGCAACGACCCGGTCTCCCGCCCCGTCTGGCGGATCCTGTACGCCGCCAAGGCCGACCTCGTCCTCAACGGCCACGACCACCACTACGAGCGCTTCGCCCCGCAGGACCCGGACGGGCGGGCCACCGCCGACGGCATGGTCGAGATCGTCGGCGGCATGGGCGGCGCGGAACCGTACGACATCGAAACCGTGCAGCCCAACAGCCAGAAGCGGATCAGCGGCACGTACGGCGTCCTGAAGCTCGACCTCACCGACACCACCTACACCTGGCAGTACGTCGGCACCGACGACCAGGTCAAGGACTCCGCCCCGACCTACACCTGCCACTGA
- a CDS encoding DUF5710 domain-containing protein, translating into MAERIWLDVSYAEKDRAKAAGARWDPAAKRWYAPRAGIAALEPWAAAPDVPELLPGEDRTLGDGLFVDLVPSSCWFTNVRSCVSPGDWERLRRMITRRAGRRCEACGAGEDRQARRWLEAHERWVYDEPARVQRLRRLICLCTDCHTVTHFGYAQVRGLEAQAFAHLSRVTGMDGPTARGHVDAAFATWRRRSRLVWELDLGILTDAGITVRRPPAAEERPGVAAAGLTGPVLPAPREDSDVPREPGAR; encoded by the coding sequence GTGGCCGAGCGGATCTGGCTGGACGTCTCGTACGCGGAGAAGGACCGCGCGAAGGCGGCGGGGGCGCGCTGGGATCCGGCCGCCAAGCGCTGGTACGCACCCCGCGCGGGCATCGCCGCGCTGGAGCCGTGGGCCGCGGCCCCGGACGTACCGGAGCTGCTGCCCGGCGAGGACCGCACGCTCGGCGACGGCCTGTTCGTCGATCTGGTGCCGTCCAGCTGCTGGTTCACCAACGTCCGGTCCTGCGTGTCCCCCGGCGACTGGGAACGGCTCCGCCGGATGATCACCCGGCGGGCCGGAAGGCGCTGCGAGGCGTGCGGCGCCGGCGAGGACCGGCAGGCCCGGAGGTGGCTGGAGGCACACGAGCGGTGGGTGTACGACGAGCCGGCCCGTGTCCAGCGGCTGCGGCGGCTGATCTGCCTCTGCACGGACTGCCACACCGTCACCCACTTCGGGTACGCGCAGGTGCGCGGCCTGGAGGCGCAGGCCTTCGCCCACCTGTCCCGGGTCACGGGGATGGACGGGCCGACGGCGCGCGGCCACGTCGACGCCGCGTTCGCGACGTGGCGGCGCCGCTCGCGGCTCGTGTGGGAGCTGGATCTCGGCATCCTCACCGACGCCGGGATCACCGTCCGCCGTCCGCCCGCCGCGGAGGAGCGTCCCGGCGTCGCGGCGGCGGGGCTCACCGGCCCCGTCCTGCCGGCCCCGCGCGAGGACTCCGATGTGCCGCGGGAGCCGGGCGCTCGGTAG
- a CDS encoding FKBP-type peptidyl-prolyl cis-trans isomerase yields the protein MSEPTKPEVDVPAGEAPTELTVRDLVVGDGVEAKPGMVVRVHYVGVTFASGKEFDASWDRDEPFKFALGGGRAVKGFDRGIRGMKVGGRREIVVPPRLGYGKQSPSSSIPAHSTLVFVVDLLSATS from the coding sequence ATGAGCGAACCGACGAAGCCCGAGGTCGACGTACCGGCGGGGGAGGCTCCGACCGAGCTGACCGTCCGGGACCTGGTCGTCGGGGACGGCGTCGAGGCGAAGCCCGGCATGGTCGTCCGGGTCCACTACGTCGGGGTCACCTTCGCGTCCGGGAAGGAGTTCGACGCCTCCTGGGACCGGGACGAGCCGTTCAAGTTCGCCCTCGGCGGGGGCCGGGCCGTCAAGGGCTTCGACCGGGGGATCCGGGGGATGAAGGTGGGCGGCCGGCGCGAGATCGTGGTGCCGCCGCGGCTCGGCTACGGCAAGCAGTCTCCGTCGTCGTCGATCCCCGCGCACTCGACGCTCGTCTTCGTGGTGGACCTGCTCTCCGCCACCTCCTGA